A stretch of the Bdellovibrio sp. 22V genome encodes the following:
- the asnS gene encoding asparagine--tRNA ligase, whose protein sequence is METTLVKSLFRDTEKFLDKEVFLSGWVRKIRDQKNFGFIELNDGSFFKGVQVVFDTNMSNFADVAKLTISSSVYVTGKVVKSQGAGQSFEVMATKIEIVQKADPEYPLQNKRHSFEFLREIAHLRSRTNTFSAVFRVRSVLAYAIHKFFQDQGFVYVHTPIITGSDAEGAGEMFRVTTLKLDKPPRKEDGSIDTSQDFFGKETNLTVSGQLNGETFCSAFRNIYTFGPTFRAENSNTSRHAAEFWMIEPEIAFADLGANMELGEAMIKYIIRYVMENCPEEMEFFNQFIEKGLFDKLNNVLNNEFGRVTYTEAIDILKKSGKKFEYPVEWGIDMQSEHERYLAEEHFKKPVFVTDYPKEIKAFYMKLNPDQKTVRAMDLLAPGIGEIIGGSQREDNLELLEKRMSEVGLHPADYAFYMDLRRYGSFPHSGFGLGFERMMMYLTGMTNIRDVIPFPRTPKNALF, encoded by the coding sequence ATGGAAACGACATTGGTCAAATCACTATTTCGAGACACCGAAAAATTCCTCGATAAAGAAGTTTTCTTAAGCGGTTGGGTTCGTAAGATCCGCGACCAAAAGAATTTCGGCTTCATTGAGTTGAATGACGGTTCATTCTTTAAAGGCGTGCAGGTGGTTTTTGATACGAATATGTCGAACTTTGCCGACGTTGCAAAACTGACGATCTCAAGTTCGGTTTACGTCACAGGAAAAGTCGTGAAGTCGCAAGGAGCTGGACAAAGTTTCGAAGTGATGGCGACAAAAATCGAGATCGTGCAAAAAGCAGATCCGGAATATCCTCTGCAAAACAAGCGGCACAGCTTTGAGTTTTTGCGCGAGATCGCACATCTTCGTTCACGCACAAATACATTCTCTGCAGTTTTCCGCGTGCGCTCGGTTTTGGCTTATGCGATTCACAAGTTCTTCCAAGATCAAGGTTTCGTCTACGTTCATACTCCGATCATCACGGGCTCTGATGCCGAAGGCGCCGGGGAAATGTTCCGTGTAACGACGTTGAAACTGGATAAACCTCCGCGCAAAGAAGATGGCAGCATCGACACCAGCCAGGATTTCTTTGGTAAAGAGACGAACCTCACAGTGAGCGGTCAGTTGAACGGTGAAACATTCTGTTCTGCTTTCAGAAACATCTACACATTCGGTCCTACCTTCCGCGCCGAAAACTCCAACACTTCAAGACACGCGGCAGAGTTCTGGATGATCGAGCCAGAAATTGCTTTCGCGGATCTTGGCGCCAACATGGAACTTGGCGAAGCGATGATCAAATACATCATCCGCTACGTCATGGAAAACTGCCCTGAAGAGATGGAGTTCTTCAACCAATTCATCGAAAAAGGTTTGTTCGATAAATTGAACAACGTTTTGAACAACGAGTTCGGTCGCGTGACTTACACAGAAGCCATCGACATCTTGAAAAAATCCGGCAAGAAATTCGAATACCCTGTTGAGTGGGGCATCGACATGCAATCCGAACACGAAAGATACCTGGCCGAAGAACACTTCAAAAAACCGGTATTCGTGACGGACTATCCAAAAGAAATCAAAGCTTTCTACATGAAGCTCAACCCGGATCAAAAAACGGTGCGTGCGATGGACCTTTTAGCTCCAGGCATCGGCGAGATTATCGGCGGCTCTCAGCGTGAAGATAATTTGGAACTTCTTGAGAAGCGCATGAGCGAAGTTGGATTGCATCCTGCAGATTATGCTTTCTATATGGACCTGCGCCGTTACGGCAGCTTCCCTCACTCCGGTTTCGGTTTGGGCTTTGAGCGTATGATGATGTACCTCACGGGCATGACAAATATTCGTGACGTCATTCCGTTCCCTAGAACGCCTAAGAACGCATTGTTCTAG
- the tpiA gene encoding triose-phosphate isomerase, whose amino-acid sequence MKKIFAANWKLFKSPKETREFFAQFKEMSGKATGELVFFPSAISLEAASISLQGSNIKWGAQNCYFQASGAFTGENSAQVVKELGGTYVLIGHSERRKIFAENDAMIAEKVAFAQNLGLTPMLCIGETLEEREGAQTFRVLETQLHLGLAKADKSKPLVVAYEPVWAIGTGRVATPEQVAETHTDVHSILTKLGYGSTPILYGGSVKPDNAAGLIKQPHVNGFLVGGASLEAKSFIEIASV is encoded by the coding sequence ATGAAAAAGATTTTTGCAGCCAACTGGAAACTTTTTAAATCACCAAAAGAAACGCGTGAGTTTTTCGCTCAGTTCAAAGAAATGAGCGGCAAAGCCACAGGAGAGTTGGTGTTTTTTCCGTCTGCAATCTCTTTGGAAGCCGCGAGCATTTCTTTGCAAGGTTCAAATATCAAGTGGGGCGCACAGAATTGTTATTTCCAAGCCTCCGGTGCCTTTACTGGTGAAAACTCTGCACAAGTTGTGAAAGAGTTGGGCGGTACTTACGTTCTTATCGGTCACAGCGAACGCCGTAAGATTTTTGCGGAAAACGACGCGATGATCGCCGAGAAAGTCGCTTTCGCACAAAACTTGGGTTTAACTCCGATGCTTTGTATTGGCGAAACTTTGGAAGAGCGTGAAGGCGCACAAACATTCCGCGTTCTGGAAACGCAACTTCACTTGGGTCTTGCGAAGGCTGACAAATCAAAACCTCTTGTCGTTGCTTACGAACCGGTATGGGCGATCGGAACGGGAAGAGTTGCAACACCGGAACAAGTGGCGGAAACGCACACAGATGTTCACTCGATTCTTACAAAATTGGGCTACGGTTCAACGCCGATCCTTTACGGTGGCAGTGTAAAGCCAGACAACGCCGCCGGCCTTATCAAGCAACCGCACGTCAACGGCTTCCTCGTCGGCGGAGCTTCCTTAGAAGCAAAATCCTTCATCGAAATCGCTTCCGTCTAA
- the ilvA gene encoding threonine ammonia-lyase, translated as MKVTFADIQKARELIKDIICQTEMSHSISASKLLNSEVYFKFENTQRTGSFKFRGAYNKISNLTAEEKSRGVVASSAGNHAQGVALSATLAGVKATIVMPENASISKASATRAYGAQVVLKGEIYDEAFEYAQKLEKEHGYTFVHPYQDPYVIAGQGTIGIEILEKVQDLDSVIVPIGGGGLISGISLAVKSINPKIRVIGVQSDRSPGMAHLFKKEPLTAIKRSPTIADGIAIKNPSAVMCDNFISKYVDEIVTVSDDEIAEAIVFLMERAKTVAEGSGAAAMAAAMSRGLDLGKKTCIIISGGNIDLNIVSKIIDRGQILRGRLCELSVIVDDLPGNLSKLTQAIAGQKANILEVRHDRVSKGLSLRETRIDFVLETSSIEHVEKIKRALEETGAKIIQSS; from the coding sequence ATGAAAGTCACCTTTGCAGACATCCAAAAAGCTCGCGAACTTATTAAAGATATTATCTGCCAGACGGAAATGAGCCATTCCATCAGCGCGAGCAAACTGCTCAACAGCGAAGTGTACTTTAAGTTTGAAAACACCCAGCGCACAGGAAGTTTTAAATTCCGGGGTGCTTACAATAAGATTTCCAATCTGACAGCTGAAGAAAAATCCCGCGGCGTTGTTGCCAGCTCCGCAGGAAATCATGCTCAAGGTGTGGCATTGTCTGCGACATTAGCGGGAGTCAAAGCCACCATCGTCATGCCGGAAAACGCTTCCATCAGTAAAGCCTCTGCGACTCGCGCTTACGGAGCGCAAGTCGTTCTCAAAGGCGAGATCTACGATGAAGCTTTCGAATACGCGCAAAAACTTGAAAAAGAACACGGCTACACGTTCGTACATCCTTATCAAGATCCTTATGTGATTGCAGGACAAGGCACGATCGGCATTGAAATTCTCGAAAAAGTGCAAGATCTGGATTCTGTGATCGTGCCGATTGGCGGTGGCGGCCTGATCAGCGGTATCTCTTTGGCTGTGAAATCAATCAACCCGAAAATCCGCGTGATTGGCGTGCAGAGTGACCGCTCTCCGGGGATGGCGCATCTTTTCAAGAAGGAGCCGCTGACCGCGATTAAAAGAAGTCCGACAATTGCCGACGGGATCGCGATTAAAAATCCTTCGGCAGTGATGTGCGATAATTTTATTTCTAAATACGTCGATGAAATCGTGACAGTGAGTGATGATGAAATCGCCGAAGCTATCGTCTTCTTGATGGAGCGGGCGAAAACCGTTGCAGAAGGCTCTGGAGCCGCAGCCATGGCGGCAGCAATGTCGCGCGGACTCGATCTTGGCAAAAAGACCTGTATTATTATCAGCGGCGGCAACATCGATTTGAATATCGTTTCAAAAATTATCGATCGCGGGCAAATTCTGCGCGGTCGTCTTTGTGAGTTGTCTGTGATCGTGGATGATTTGCCGGGAAATCTCAGCAAGCTGACGCAAGCGATTGCGGGACAAAAAGCGAATATTTTGGAAGTTCGTCACGACCGCGTTTCCAAAGGTCTTTCGCTTCGTGAAACGCGAATTGATTTTGTCTTAGAGACTTCGAGCATTGAACATGTCGAGAAGATCAAGCGGGCTTTGGAGGAGACGGGAGCTAAAATCATCCAAAGCTCTTAG
- a CDS encoding beta-sandwich domain-containing protein — MKRSITTFVAALTMIQSSAYADIVDLPNPFDGGDSAPEVPRVETPTPPAAPVQTQYIGSVTVAGMSRKSGGTVYRINLNKAQSLSRLDVRVTKNQLKVLQTTLLTDNGQRVSVRQLSSTNVLATGSLNSSEVLNQSDRVVAIEILAESFGGEAEIIVTAVADREVPKLTLVPQEKKPVTPPAPPASSETRVENYNRNLREGDEVMVMDREYAKAVVVGFDNNGNHILRFTTGELRGRVGGGWLRENLSLMSGCTKEYCVGQLVFNKSRDNMQVKVVAVQFHGSVIIEFMEGELKGRLGGNWNSDELTLPKKCGSKFCIEDKAYLLNGDKFQGKVLILGVDKNDRYSVYFYDGELAGRRGHNWSKEDLAKISGCGRNFCVGDVVTNITRDYAKVQVMGIQENGRYVLKFLEGQVAGRFGHNWEDSDLRKFRY; from the coding sequence ATGAAAAGATCTATCACAACATTTGTCGCAGCTCTAACAATGATCCAAAGTTCTGCTTATGCGGATATCGTGGATTTACCAAATCCTTTCGATGGCGGTGATTCAGCTCCGGAAGTTCCCAGAGTCGAAACTCCGACACCTCCTGCGGCTCCGGTGCAAACTCAATATATCGGCTCAGTCACCGTTGCAGGTATGTCGCGCAAGTCGGGCGGAACGGTTTACAGAATTAATCTAAATAAGGCGCAGTCTCTTTCCCGTTTGGACGTGCGCGTGACCAAGAACCAATTGAAAGTGCTGCAAACAACTCTGCTGACAGACAACGGCCAAAGAGTTTCCGTTCGTCAATTGAGCAGTACGAATGTGTTGGCGACGGGTTCTTTGAACTCTTCGGAAGTTTTAAATCAAAGTGATCGTGTTGTCGCGATCGAAATTCTTGCCGAGTCTTTCGGCGGCGAAGCGGAAATTATCGTGACAGCGGTCGCGGACCGCGAAGTTCCCAAGTTGACTCTTGTGCCGCAAGAAAAAAAGCCGGTGACGCCACCGGCACCTCCGGCTTCGTCTGAAACACGCGTGGAAAATTACAACCGCAATTTGCGCGAAGGCGATGAAGTGATGGTGATGGACCGCGAATACGCCAAAGCAGTGGTCGTAGGTTTTGACAATAACGGAAATCACATCCTGCGCTTTACGACGGGAGAGTTGCGCGGCAGAGTCGGCGGTGGTTGGTTGCGCGAAAATCTCTCTCTTATGTCCGGCTGTACAAAAGAGTACTGTGTTGGACAACTCGTTTTCAATAAATCCAGAGATAACATGCAAGTGAAAGTAGTCGCTGTGCAATTTCACGGCTCTGTCATAATTGAATTTATGGAAGGCGAATTGAAAGGGCGTTTAGGCGGTAACTGGAATTCTGATGAACTGACTCTGCCTAAGAAATGCGGAAGTAAATTCTGTATTGAAGATAAAGCTTATCTCCTCAACGGAGACAAGTTTCAGGGAAAGGTTCTTATTCTTGGCGTCGACAAGAACGACAGATACTCTGTTTATTTTTACGATGGAGAATTGGCAGGCCGCCGCGGTCATAACTGGAGTAAAGAGGACTTAGCGAAAATTTCCGGCTGCGGAAGAAACTTCTGCGTGGGTGATGTCGTGACGAATATCACTCGTGACTACGCGAAGGTTCAAGTGATGGGCATTCAAGAAAACGGCCGCTACGTTCTGAAGTTCCTGGAAGGTCAAGTAGCGGGTCGCTTCGGACACAACTGGGAAGACAGCGACTTAAGAAAGTTCAGATACTAA
- the gap gene encoding type I glyceraldehyde-3-phosphate dehydrogenase, with protein MSKLRVGINGFGRIGRVLFRAGFEKLDIVGINSLDSIEGDAHLLKYDSAHGVFNADVSTEGHNLVVNGKKIAVSKTRNPAEVPWKDLGVDIVLECTGAFKDKADFMQHISAGAKRVLVSGPAEKGADITMVYGINHEAYDPSKHQVVSNASCTTNCLAPLAKVLNETFGIEHGTMMTVHSYTNDQKILDAPHKDLRRARAAAVSMIPTTTGAAKNVGLVLPELKGRIDGISVRVPTPNVSLVDFTFTAKKDVTKESVNEALIAASQGALKGVLAVEKNELVSVDFNGSPYSSIVDLASTMVVGPRMVKVLSWYDNETGFSNRMVDVALHMAKKGL; from the coding sequence ATGTCTAAGTTGCGTGTTGGTATCAACGGTTTTGGTCGTATTGGTCGCGTTCTTTTCCGCGCGGGTTTTGAAAAACTCGACATCGTCGGAATTAACTCTTTGGACAGCATCGAAGGTGATGCTCACTTGCTTAAGTACGACTCTGCTCACGGCGTATTCAATGCCGACGTTTCTACTGAAGGTCACAACCTTGTTGTTAACGGTAAAAAAATCGCAGTTTCAAAAACGCGCAATCCGGCGGAAGTTCCTTGGAAGGACTTGGGCGTAGACATCGTTCTTGAGTGCACAGGCGCTTTCAAAGACAAAGCGGATTTCATGCAACATATCTCTGCCGGCGCGAAACGCGTTTTGGTTTCTGGCCCTGCTGAAAAAGGTGCTGACATCACAATGGTGTACGGTATCAATCACGAAGCTTACGATCCATCCAAGCACCAAGTTGTTTCCAATGCGTCTTGCACGACAAACTGCTTGGCGCCTTTGGCGAAAGTTTTGAACGAGACATTCGGTATTGAACACGGAACAATGATGACGGTTCACTCTTACACGAATGACCAAAAAATCTTGGATGCTCCTCACAAAGACTTGCGCCGTGCTCGTGCCGCGGCTGTGAGCATGATCCCGACAACGACAGGTGCCGCGAAAAACGTCGGCCTTGTCTTGCCAGAGTTGAAAGGTCGCATTGACGGCATCTCCGTACGTGTGCCGACTCCAAATGTGTCTTTGGTGGATTTCACTTTCACGGCGAAAAAAGATGTGACGAAAGAATCTGTGAACGAGGCTTTGATCGCAGCTTCTCAAGGTGCTTTGAAAGGTGTCTTGGCTGTCGAGAAAAACGAACTTGTCAGCGTCGACTTCAACGGCAGCCCCTACTCTTCAATCGTAGATCTTGCTTCCACAATGGTTGTCGGTCCGCGCATGGTGAAAGTTCTTTCTTGGTACGACAACGAAACAGGCTTCTCAAACCGCATGGTTGACGTCGCTCTTCACATGGCGAAGAAAGGTCTCTAG
- a CDS encoding phosphoglycerate kinase, which translates to MANGLKGIKTVRDFELDGKVVFLRLDLNVPMENGKITDENRITASLPTIKYCMEKGAKLVMASHLGRPKTKDDKEFSLEPVAKRLQELLSAEVILVEEPDSDAPRALLQSLKKNQLILLENVRFEEGETKDSVEFAQKIASYSDIYINDAFGASHRAHATIHALPSVMKDKGIGFLIEKEINMLDSLLQNPKRPYLAVMGGAKVSDKIAVIERLMDVVDGFIIGGAMAYTFQKAQGLPVGKSLVENDKLKYAKEMIERIEARNKTILLPVDHLVTKSISDTANAHLTKDVAIPEDELAVDIGPKTLQNYSTALREAGTIFWNGPMGVFETPAFAKGTFGVAKAIAESNAVKIVGGGDSAAAAEASGYADKMTHISTGGGASLEYLQGDKLPGLEILRSKR; encoded by the coding sequence ATGGCAAATGGTTTGAAGGGTATTAAAACGGTTCGTGATTTTGAATTGGACGGAAAAGTTGTTTTCCTTCGTTTGGATCTGAATGTCCCGATGGAAAACGGCAAGATCACGGATGAAAACCGCATCACGGCGTCTTTGCCGACGATCAAGTACTGCATGGAAAAGGGCGCCAAGCTTGTTATGGCTTCGCACTTGGGCCGTCCAAAAACAAAAGACGATAAAGAATTTTCTTTAGAGCCGGTTGCGAAACGCTTGCAGGAACTTTTGAGCGCCGAAGTGATCTTGGTTGAAGAACCGGATTCAGACGCTCCTCGTGCTTTGCTGCAATCTTTGAAAAAGAATCAGTTGATCCTTCTTGAAAACGTCCGTTTTGAAGAAGGGGAGACAAAAGACTCTGTGGAGTTCGCGCAAAAAATCGCAAGCTACTCTGATATCTATATCAACGATGCATTCGGTGCTTCTCACCGTGCGCATGCGACGATTCATGCTTTGCCTTCAGTGATGAAAGACAAAGGCATTGGTTTCTTGATCGAAAAAGAAATCAATATGTTGGATTCTCTTTTGCAAAATCCAAAACGCCCTTACTTGGCGGTGATGGGTGGTGCCAAGGTTTCTGACAAGATTGCCGTGATTGAAAGATTGATGGACGTTGTTGACGGCTTCATCATCGGTGGTGCGATGGCTTACACTTTCCAAAAAGCACAAGGTCTTCCGGTTGGAAAATCTTTGGTGGAAAATGACAAGTTGAAGTACGCGAAAGAAATGATCGAGCGTATTGAAGCTCGCAATAAGACCATTCTTTTGCCAGTGGATCACTTGGTAACAAAATCGATTTCTGATACAGCGAACGCGCATCTGACAAAAGACGTTGCGATTCCTGAAGACGAGTTGGCTGTCGATATCGGACCAAAGACTCTTCAGAATTATTCGACGGCTTTGCGTGAGGCGGGCACGATTTTCTGGAATGGCCCTATGGGCGTTTTCGAAACTCCGGCTTTTGCAAAAGGAACTTTCGGTGTCGCGAAAGCCATCGCTGAAAGCAATGCTGTAAAAATCGTCGGTGGCGGTGACTCTGCAGCAGCTGCGGAAGCCTCCGGTTACGCTGACAAGATGACTCATATCTCAACGGGCGGTGGCGCTTCTTTGGAATATCTCCAAGGCGATAAACTTCCGGGTCTTGAGATTCTTCGCTCCAAACGCTAA
- a CDS encoding hydantoinase B/oxoprolinase family protein has translation MSYQIELFHSLLNDFLDGESALLTLDGDVLGVRGSQAVSFGTLTTAASTASKYLKLQEGDIVLLNDPYSGGSILCDMTFVMAVSEDLLWVTRRSLGSSVKLAKSIEEEGLRIPPTPLRQKNQLNEMILSAMSAHPACPAHFVPWLKEQCADLTLKAKKLVEAIEYTGFTITAELIAEYLELSRQSATQKIGEKASGEARVDVVLDSGELLRLNLEIHDGRVSMDFSGTTSAKTVSLTESATYGACFHAISRFYGFTHFANTGSFSILQITKPTGCWLVGKYPAPSFKGMTCGVAALNTAIELALTQIHQKQEKALSSYCPLHFDLQHEGKNTFLTLPGGEGATSAHDGECAHVSSFSVEQLERNFPVKVQRVDLRQSAGGKGKFNGGRGVVLKMEVREPVQASWLTDLTLHRPRLPKNCSQGDACEVTMEHQGTHKNLPVLGQQNFVAGDVLTLCSGSGGGFGRAE, from the coding sequence GCGATGTCTTGGGCGTGCGCGGCTCACAGGCCGTCAGCTTCGGCACTTTGACAACAGCCGCATCCACGGCATCAAAGTATTTGAAGCTGCAAGAAGGCGACATCGTTCTTTTGAACGATCCTTACAGCGGTGGCAGCATTCTTTGCGACATGACTTTCGTGATGGCGGTTTCCGAGGATCTTTTGTGGGTCACTCGCCGTTCATTGGGTTCCTCTGTTAAATTGGCGAAATCAATCGAAGAAGAAGGCTTGCGTATTCCGCCGACGCCTTTGCGCCAAAAAAATCAACTCAATGAAATGATTTTGTCGGCGATGTCGGCGCATCCCGCCTGCCCGGCGCACTTCGTGCCTTGGCTTAAAGAGCAATGTGCGGATTTAACTTTGAAAGCGAAAAAACTTGTCGAAGCCATCGAATACACCGGTTTCACAATCACGGCCGAATTGATTGCGGAGTATTTGGAACTTTCCCGTCAGTCGGCAACACAAAAGATCGGCGAAAAAGCGTCGGGCGAAGCGCGCGTTGACGTGGTTTTAGATAGCGGCGAACTCTTGCGCTTGAATTTGGAAATTCATGATGGCCGCGTGTCCATGGACTTCAGTGGCACAACCAGCGCAAAAACAGTCTCTCTGACCGAGTCCGCAACATATGGGGCTTGTTTTCACGCGATCAGCCGTTTTTACGGATTCACGCACTTTGCCAACACAGGATCTTTTTCAATTCTCCAGATCACAAAACCGACAGGTTGTTGGCTTGTAGGAAAATATCCGGCACCAAGTTTTAAAGGCATGACGTGCGGAGTGGCTGCTCTGAATACTGCCATCGAGCTCGCGTTAACCCAGATCCATCAAAAACAAGAAAAAGCTCTTTCCAGTTACTGCCCGTTGCACTTCGATTTGCAGCATGAAGGCAAAAATACTTTTCTGACTTTGCCTGGCGGCGAAGGCGCTACGTCGGCGCACGACGGAGAGTGTGCGCACGTCAGTTCTTTTTCTGTGGAACAATTGGAAAGAAACTTCCCCGTGAAAGTGCAACGTGTGGATTTGCGCCAGTCTGCGGGCGGCAAAGGCAAATTCAACGGTGGACGTGGTGTTGTTTTAAAAATGGAAGTCCGCGAGCCTGTGCAAGCTTCTTGGTTGACTGATTTGACGTTGCACCGCCCTCGCCTTCCCAAAAATTGTTCACAAGGGGATGCTTGCGAAGTCACGATGGAACATCAGGGGACTCACAAAAATCTTCCCGTTTTGGGCCAACAGAACTTCGTGGCAGGAGACGTTTTAACACTTTGCTCAGGTTCCGGCGGTGGTTTCGGCCGTGCCGAATAA
- the msrA gene encoding peptide-methionine (S)-S-oxide reductase MsrA, which yields MKRLFSWLFAFIVMASLSSHAKSVKKKGSSMNTKTEIAYLAGGCFWGMEDLLRKIPGVVGTEVGYMGGDTPNANYNIVKTGTTNHAESVKITFDPSKLSYEELLVHFFKIHDPTTSNRQGNDVGTQYRSAIFYTTPQQKEDAERMIVRVDKSGAWKKPVVTQVVKAGEFWKAEEFHQDYLQKNPGGYTCHYERNLQF from the coding sequence ATGAAACGTCTCTTTAGCTGGCTTTTTGCTTTTATCGTCATGGCGTCTTTGAGCTCTCACGCGAAGTCCGTGAAGAAGAAAGGATCTTCTATGAATACAAAAACAGAAATCGCTTATTTGGCTGGTGGTTGTTTTTGGGGAATGGAAGATCTTTTGCGTAAGATTCCCGGAGTTGTCGGCACCGAAGTCGGTTACATGGGAGGAGACACTCCCAATGCGAACTACAACATCGTAAAAACCGGGACGACCAATCACGCCGAATCCGTGAAAATCACTTTTGATCCGAGCAAATTGTCGTACGAAGAGTTGCTTGTGCATTTTTTTAAAATTCACGATCCAACAACAAGCAATCGTCAGGGCAACGACGTTGGAACGCAATATCGCAGCGCTATCTTTTACACGACTCCCCAACAAAAAGAAGACGCGGAACGCATGATCGTTCGTGTGGACAAATCAGGTGCTTGGAAAAAACCTGTTGTCACTCAAGTGGTCAAGGCTGGCGAATTCTGGAAGGCCGAAGAGTTCCATCAGGATTATTTACAAAAGAATCCTGGCGGTTACACGTGCCACTATGAAAGAAATCTCCAGTTCTAG
- a CDS encoding transporter substrate-binding domain-containing protein, with the protein MKLVMMKLLLYALVTLSALLSNQVRAETLSFRSDYWCPYVCEPDSSRPGYMIEILRAVFEKHGHKVEFKLSNWVRAIKDTRSNRVHGLISASQSDAPDFIYPRKSLGVMKAAYFTKKSSSWTYKGRHSLHGRRIGVINGYTYGNSIDTLVKSRHKSFIPFSGERPLEQILKMLDTGRLDAFVENPVALHFYLMEHKRDVDDLRVGGWVIGEDPYLYVGFAPTNPKSAEYAEILSGGIDSLRRSGELRRILEKYNLEDWEVNRKMAALRALDDFSSRLLQSPLDLLDMFNARSL; encoded by the coding sequence ATGAAACTCGTGATGATGAAGCTTTTGCTTTATGCTCTTGTGACTTTGTCCGCATTACTTTCCAATCAAGTTCGCGCAGAGACGTTGTCGTTTCGTTCGGATTACTGGTGTCCTTACGTTTGCGAACCCGATTCTTCGCGTCCAGGCTACATGATTGAAATTCTTCGCGCCGTTTTTGAAAAACACGGACACAAAGTCGAATTCAAATTAAGCAATTGGGTCCGCGCGATCAAAGACACTCGCTCGAACCGCGTTCATGGTTTGATTTCGGCGAGCCAATCGGATGCACCTGATTTCATTTATCCGCGCAAGTCCTTAGGTGTGATGAAGGCCGCTTACTTCACTAAGAAATCATCTTCATGGACTTATAAAGGCCGCCATTCTTTGCACGGTCGACGCATTGGCGTAATCAACGGTTACACCTATGGCAACAGCATTGATACATTGGTAAAAAGCCGTCACAAATCCTTCATTCCTTTTTCTGGCGAGCGTCCGCTGGAACAAATATTGAAAATGCTCGATACGGGCCGCTTGGATGCCTTCGTAGAAAATCCGGTCGCTCTGCACTTTTATTTGATGGAGCACAAACGCGATGTCGATGATTTGCGTGTCGGCGGATGGGTGATCGGTGAAGATCCGTATTTATATGTGGGTTTTGCTCCCACCAACCCGAAATCCGCAGAGTATGCTGAGATCCTGAGTGGCGGGATAGATTCTCTTCGTCGCAGCGGGGAACTGCGGCGCATTTTAGAAAAGTATAATTTGGAAGATTGGGAAGTGAACCGAAAAATGGCGGCCCTAAGAGCTTTGGATGATTTTAGCTCCCGTCTCCTCCAAAGCCCGCTTGATCTTCTCGACATGTTCAATGCTCGAAGTCTCTAA
- a CDS encoding beta-sandwich domain-containing protein codes for MKKNLVLGSVIVASLVQYTSPAFANKEIIGNIIGGVIGGAIGTQIGKGNGNKAAIIIGAIAGTMIGGKIGSDLDEADRRALEEAQRRSLQDRLGDRCDWDGRRYGSRTGARGSFTSTREGYNNRTGEYCREYTSVIYAGNRTEETRGVACSRRDGSWYEVRETEVRFQQRGGGSFGNGGGHVRPDPRPERPSRPVPPPPPPSSQGRYEGTTQISSVTRRSGGEWFRITLRRPVSLDRVEVRALSAGVRIHEASVYTVSNRQIRIRELSPTPTFYAGDTAVSESLNSGERIQVIDIRAESMGGSADILVKALSNDDYPSLSVSRY; via the coding sequence ATGAAAAAGAACCTCGTTTTAGGATCAGTAATTGTCGCTTCCCTTGTACAATATACAAGCCCGGCGTTCGCGAACAAAGAAATCATCGGTAATATCATCGGTGGTGTTATCGGCGGCGCTATCGGAACCCAAATCGGTAAGGGAAATGGCAATAAGGCTGCCATCATCATCGGCGCGATCGCCGGTACGATGATCGGTGGGAAAATCGGTTCCGACCTTGATGAGGCGGACCGTCGCGCTCTTGAAGAGGCACAACGCCGTTCTTTGCAAGATCGTTTGGGTGATCGCTGTGACTGGGATGGTCGTCGTTATGGTTCACGCACAGGCGCGCGCGGAAGCTTCACTTCGACTCGTGAAGGTTACAACAATCGCACCGGCGAATACTGCCGTGAATATACAAGTGTGATCTACGCTGGCAACCGCACAGAGGAAACTCGCGGTGTTGCATGTTCTCGTCGTGATGGTTCTTGGTATGAAGTTCGTGAAACAGAAGTTCGCTTCCAGCAACGTGGTGGCGGTTCTTTCGGTAACGGTGGCGGCCATGTGCGCCCTGACCCTCGTCCAGAGCGTCCTTCACGTCCAGTTCCTCCGCCTCCACCACCTTCGTCGCAAGGTCGCTATGAAGGTACGACACAGATTTCTTCTGTGACTCGACGTTCAGGCGGTGAGTGGTTCCGTATCACTCTTAGAAGACCGGTGTCTTTGGACCGTGTTGAAGTTCGTGCTTTGTCTGCGGGTGTGAGAATCCACGAAGCTTCTGTCTACACGGTGTCAAATCGTCAGATCCGCATCCGTGAGTTGTCTCCAACTCCAACATTCTATGCGGGCGATACAGCGGTTTCTGAGAGCCTCAACTCGGGCGAGCGTATCCAGGTGATCGACATCCGCGCTGAGTCTATGGGCGGAAGTGCAGATATTCTTGTGAAGGCGCTTTCCAATGATGACTATCCGTCATTGAGCGTGTCTCGCTACTAG